Proteins from a genomic interval of Candidatus Annandia pinicola:
- a CDS encoding HesB/IscA family protein, with translation MKKKNNLIGITISKKAEKQIKNLLNNKFQGIKIDIKYSGCMGFKYKLNIIEKIYKNYIVFNNKNINIYVKKNKIHLIDGMEIDFVEDGLNKKFCFNNPKAKITCGCGSSFNNVTI, from the coding sequence ATGAAAAAAAAAAATAATTTAATTGGTATTACTATTTCTAAAAAAGCTGAAAAACAAATAAAAAATTTATTGAATAATAAATTTCAAGGAATTAAAATAGATATTAAATATTCAGGATGTATGGGTTTCAAATATAAATTAAATATTATAGAAAAAATATATAAAAATTATATAGTATTTAATAACAAAAATATAAATATATATGTAAAAAAAAATAAAATACATTTAATAGATGGTATGGAAATAGATTTTGTAGAAGATGGTTTGAACAAAAAATTTTGTTTTAATAACCCTAAGGCAAAAATTACTTGTGGTTGTGGTTCTAGTTTTAATAATGTTACAATATAA